In Rubrivirga marina, the following are encoded in one genomic region:
- a CDS encoding MBOAT family O-acyltransferase: MLFNSVPFLLFLPLFFAAYFATRGTARLVVCLAGSYLFYGWWDWRFLGLIALSTGIDYVVGLKIAGAEAQRAKKAWLTLSLVSNLGLLAVFKYFNFFLDSVYRATGFFGFSESPAFLAVILPVGISFYTFQTLSYSIDLYRGSIEAERNLLRFATYVAFFPQLVAGPIVRASLLLPQLRRDHPFLWSGFLLGLGQVLLGYVKKVAVADSLAPFVDRVFDAPEAFTPLSVLIGVVFYAFQIYCDFSGYSDIAIGLARMLGYDFGVNFDTPYFSKSFSEFWTRWHISLSSWLRDYLYIPLGGNRGGTLATYRNLMVTMLLGGLWHGASWNFVFWGFLHGLYLVVQRLLGPGFGRLVERLRLPGAVAGGFQVAAVFALTCFAWIFFRSPTFSTSVEVITRIASIDRLSLADVQLKVVVLKGSLLIGVLVVAELWSKTVVLPSLVLERPVARTLAFASALWVIFLFGTFDGGQFIYFQF, translated from the coding sequence ATGCTGTTTAACAGCGTCCCGTTCCTCCTCTTCCTCCCGCTCTTCTTCGCGGCGTACTTCGCGACGCGCGGGACGGCCCGGCTCGTGGTCTGCCTCGCCGGGAGCTACCTGTTCTACGGGTGGTGGGACTGGCGCTTCCTGGGGCTCATCGCGCTTTCGACCGGGATCGACTACGTCGTCGGGCTCAAGATCGCGGGGGCCGAGGCGCAGCGGGCCAAGAAGGCCTGGCTCACGCTCAGCCTCGTGAGCAACCTCGGGCTGCTGGCCGTCTTCAAGTACTTCAACTTCTTCCTCGACTCGGTCTACCGCGCGACGGGGTTCTTCGGGTTCAGCGAGTCGCCGGCGTTCCTGGCCGTGATCCTGCCGGTCGGGATCTCGTTCTACACGTTCCAGACGCTGAGCTACTCGATCGACCTGTACCGCGGGAGCATCGAGGCCGAGCGGAACCTGCTCCGGTTCGCGACCTACGTCGCGTTCTTTCCCCAGCTGGTCGCGGGGCCTATCGTCCGGGCGAGCCTCCTCCTGCCGCAGCTCCGCCGCGACCACCCGTTCCTGTGGAGCGGGTTCCTCCTCGGTCTCGGGCAGGTGCTCCTGGGCTACGTCAAGAAGGTGGCCGTGGCCGACTCGCTGGCCCCGTTCGTCGACCGCGTGTTCGACGCGCCGGAGGCGTTCACGCCGCTGAGCGTGCTCATTGGGGTCGTGTTCTACGCCTTCCAGATCTACTGCGACTTCTCGGGCTACTCCGACATCGCGATCGGGCTGGCGCGGATGCTCGGCTACGACTTCGGCGTCAACTTCGACACGCCGTACTTCTCGAAGAGCTTCAGCGAGTTCTGGACGCGCTGGCACATCTCGCTCTCGAGTTGGCTCCGGGACTACTTGTACATCCCGCTCGGCGGCAACCGCGGCGGGACGCTCGCGACGTACCGGAACCTGATGGTCACGATGCTCCTGGGCGGGCTGTGGCACGGAGCGAGCTGGAACTTCGTGTTTTGGGGCTTCCTCCACGGGCTCTACCTCGTCGTCCAGCGCCTCCTCGGTCCCGGCTTCGGCCGCCTCGTCGAGCGGCTGAGGTTGCCCGGCGCCGTCGCGGGCGGGTTCCAGGTCGCGGCGGTGTTCGCGCTCACGTGCTTCGCCTGGATCTTCTTCCGGAGCCCGACCTTCTCGACCTCTGTGGAGGTCATCACGCGGATCGCGTCGATCGACCGGCTCAGCCTCGCCGACGTCCAGCTCAAGGTGGTCGTGCTCAAGGGCTCCCTGCTCATCGGCGTTCTCGTGGTGGCCGAGCTGTGGAGCAAGACCGTCGTGCTCCCGTCGCTCGTACTGGAGCGGCCGGTCGCTCGAACACTGGCCTTCGCGTCGGCCCTATGGGTGATCTTCCTGTTCGGCACGTTCGACGGGGGCCAGTTCATCTACTTCCAGTTCTGA
- a CDS encoding sulfotransferase domain-containing protein, with protein MSTPDLRFFVLGAQKCATSWLYYCLRDHPEVVLPSTKIEHGYIGSPMYRENGRDWYLDRFPEADGGDVAGEVAVDYLLDAGAPAAIAEHVESPRLVALLRNPVDRLVSAYFWALRKNQLPSAPIASVLPFFLDQRPGFPERHPDRFVDELVRRGFYGQQLRPYVDRFGPESLLVVLHDEVRDDPAAVVRRVYRHVGVDAEHVPDSLSRRPKVNTRNRAVIALERMTEGRMLARVTDRMHRLLARVTEPPPELTVAQRTALQNRFRPHLEETEAVLAGLPEAHRPASIDLTDLWT; from the coding sequence GTGAGCACGCCTGACCTCCGGTTCTTCGTCCTCGGCGCGCAGAAGTGCGCCACGTCGTGGCTGTACTACTGCCTCCGCGATCACCCCGAGGTCGTCCTGCCGTCCACGAAGATCGAGCACGGCTACATCGGGAGCCCGATGTACCGCGAGAACGGGCGGGATTGGTACCTCGACCGGTTCCCCGAGGCGGACGGGGGTGACGTGGCCGGGGAGGTGGCCGTCGACTACCTCCTGGACGCCGGGGCGCCGGCCGCCATCGCCGAGCACGTCGAGTCGCCCCGCCTCGTGGCGCTCTTGCGGAACCCCGTCGACCGCCTCGTCTCGGCGTACTTCTGGGCGCTCCGAAAGAACCAGTTGCCCAGCGCGCCCATCGCGTCGGTCCTGCCGTTCTTCCTCGACCAGCGGCCCGGCTTCCCCGAACGCCACCCCGACCGGTTCGTCGACGAGCTCGTCCGCCGCGGCTTCTACGGCCAGCAGCTCCGCCCGTACGTCGACCGGTTCGGGCCGGAGAGCCTGCTCGTGGTGCTCCACGACGAGGTCCGAGACGATCCGGCCGCCGTCGTCCGCCGCGTGTACCGGCACGTCGGCGTCGACGCGGAGCACGTGCCGGACAGCCTCTCACGCCGGCCGAAGGTCAACACGCGGAACCGGGCGGTGATCGCGTTGGAGCGGATGACCGAGGGCCGCATGCTGGCGCGCGTCACCGACCGGATGCACCGGCTCCTGGCGCGCGTCACCGAGCCGCCGCCCGAGCTCACCGTCGCCCAGCGGACCGCGCTCCAGAACCGCTTCCGGCCCCACCTTGAGGAGACCGAGGCCGTCCTCGCCGGACTCCCCGAGGCCCACCGACCCGCGTCGATCGACCTGACCGACCTCTGGACCTGA
- a CDS encoding sulfotransferase domain-containing protein — protein MQHRRKLTRPAYVLEKLALYGRSRLTMDREDILMAFYPKTGSTWVRFFLYNMLSESASAASFDEVNAAMPEYGNPSMFTPWAFSPRPRLVKTHLPHSALLFASHPTMLTVRDPRDIVVSLYHYARAKRTLAFEGGIDDLIYDEEMGMEAFFKHFASWKSRAGLVTRYEDLKSRPIEAFGGICDFCGIEGDAAAIEAALEKSSLQRMRDAQKASAESFKNHDPAFVFARKGTAGQWQEHFDDRALAHYEALCDRYAFDLYD, from the coding sequence ATGCAGCACCGTCGCAAGCTGACCCGCCCGGCCTACGTCCTCGAGAAGCTCGCGCTCTACGGGCGGAGCCGCCTCACGATGGATCGGGAGGACATCCTGATGGCGTTCTATCCAAAGACCGGTAGTACCTGGGTGAGGTTCTTTCTTTATAACATGTTGAGCGAATCCGCCTCGGCCGCCTCGTTCGACGAGGTCAACGCGGCCATGCCGGAGTACGGCAACCCGTCGATGTTCACCCCGTGGGCGTTTTCGCCGCGCCCGCGCCTCGTCAAAACCCACCTCCCGCATTCGGCCCTCCTGTTCGCCTCCCACCCGACGATGCTGACGGTCCGCGACCCACGCGACATCGTCGTCTCCCTCTACCACTACGCCCGGGCCAAACGGACGTTGGCGTTCGAGGGGGGCATCGACGACCTGATCTACGACGAGGAGATGGGCATGGAGGCGTTCTTCAAGCACTTCGCCTCGTGGAAGTCGCGGGCTGGGCTCGTCACGCGCTACGAGGACCTGAAGAGCCGGCCCATCGAGGCCTTCGGCGGGATCTGCGACTTCTGCGGCATCGAGGGCGACGCCGCGGCCATCGAGGCGGCCCTCGAGAAGTCGAGCCTTCAGCGGATGCGCGACGCGCAGAAGGCGAGCGCCGAGTCGTTCAAGAATCACGACCCCGCCTTCGTCTTCGCGCGGAAGGGGACGGCCGGGCAGTGGCAGGAGCACTTCGACGACCGGGCCCTCGCTCACTACGAGGCCCTCTGCGACCGCTACGCGTTCGACCTCTACGACTGA
- a CDS encoding glycosyltransferase family 4 protein — translation MPGHVTLVYDSPISFSGQYAATALLRETLAARGWTFDAVEFPALDRTAGRVRRYATYLAQVARCWGQLLSAVRRGAVLHVNLPQSRAAFAKMGWPVRMIDRLRPAIPKVVSLHGSVFMGWAPAGPEGRAFLRILHTADVITVLGPLQRARLLEWGLDPDRVEIVENTCELEPATDTEVAAKQAPAPGEPIRLLHLSLLVESKGYPEFLEALEQLSHRDLGRRVEAVLCGPPAFTSYCTRFTTVEAKSAWIDERVRRINASGSVSVEWIPGAQGAEKKALFDAAHVFVFPSRFPVEAQPLVLLEAMAAGCAILTSTVGEIPSTMGEGTARFLDDTAPTAIAEGIEVLVRNDVLRQFLAGRSVQRVRTRFSLARYSDVWERIFEGLLKGSPSLATQSEPAPTA, via the coding sequence ATGCCGGGCCACGTCACGCTTGTCTACGACAGCCCGATCAGCTTCTCGGGCCAGTACGCCGCGACGGCGCTCCTGCGGGAGACCCTCGCGGCGCGCGGGTGGACGTTCGATGCCGTCGAGTTCCCGGCGCTCGACCGGACCGCGGGCCGTGTTCGCCGTTACGCGACGTACCTCGCCCAAGTCGCGCGGTGCTGGGGCCAGTTGCTCTCGGCCGTCCGGCGAGGGGCCGTGCTCCACGTCAACCTGCCGCAGAGCCGCGCGGCGTTCGCGAAGATGGGCTGGCCGGTGCGCATGATCGACCGCCTCCGGCCTGCGATTCCGAAGGTCGTCTCGCTCCACGGGAGCGTGTTCATGGGCTGGGCGCCTGCTGGTCCCGAGGGCCGGGCGTTCCTCCGCATCCTCCACACAGCCGACGTGATCACGGTCCTCGGGCCCCTCCAGCGGGCCCGCCTCCTCGAGTGGGGGCTCGACCCCGACCGCGTCGAGATCGTCGAGAACACGTGCGAACTGGAGCCCGCGACGGACACCGAGGTCGCTGCGAAGCAGGCGCCGGCCCCGGGCGAGCCAATCCGGCTGCTCCACCTCAGCCTGCTCGTCGAGTCGAAGGGGTACCCCGAGTTCCTGGAGGCGCTCGAACAGCTCAGCCACCGCGACCTCGGGCGGCGCGTCGAGGCGGTCCTCTGCGGCCCGCCCGCCTTCACGTCGTACTGCACGCGGTTTACGACCGTCGAGGCCAAGTCAGCCTGGATCGACGAGCGGGTTCGGCGGATCAACGCCAGCGGATCGGTCTCTGTGGAATGGATCCCGGGCGCCCAGGGGGCCGAGAAGAAGGCGCTGTTCGACGCAGCACACGTGTTCGTTTTCCCGAGTCGGTTCCCGGTCGAAGCCCAGCCCCTCGTGCTCCTCGAAGCGATGGCGGCCGGCTGCGCCATCCTCACCAGCACCGTCGGCGAGATCCCCTCGACGATGGGGGAGGGCACGGCCCGGTTCCTCGATGACACGGCCCCCACCGCCATCGCGGAGGGGATCGAGGTGCTCGTTCGCAACGACGTCCTCCGTCAGTTCCTCGCCGGGCGGTCTGTCCAGCGCGTCCGCACCCGGTTTAGCCTCGCCCGCTACAGCGACGTCTGGGAGCGGATCTTTGAGGGCCTCTTGAAGGGCTCGCCATCTCTCGCCACGCAGTCCGAGCCCGCCCCCACCGCATGA
- a CDS encoding NAD-dependent epimerase/dehydratase family protein: MTPARILVTGSDGLIGRWVSHLLVEEGHEVIALDRRDLTQSRERYRKHVVDVRDAEALVAVLEAERPDAVVHLAARTDLDPTATLDDYDSNTVGVRNVCDAVRATDSVTRVLYTSSQLVCQIGYQPTSDTDYSPKTVYGRSKVRTEEIVREEKGGGVTWCLTRPTTVWGPYMKPHYRNLLRHIEKGRYFHTGEGPLYKSYSYAGNIAHQYLRLLSAPDGAIHRKTFYLADYEPLSLRAYTNRLAERLDAGPIPTVPLPAARALAKVGDVINAVGWRSFPFNSFRLRNILTEYVLDLSETEAVCGPLPYGFEEGVRQTVAWYQAGKEER, from the coding sequence ATGACACCCGCACGCATTCTCGTCACCGGGTCGGACGGCCTCATCGGGCGGTGGGTCTCGCACCTCTTGGTCGAGGAGGGCCACGAGGTCATCGCCCTCGACCGCCGCGACCTTACCCAGAGCCGAGAGCGCTATCGCAAGCACGTCGTCGACGTCCGCGACGCCGAGGCGCTCGTCGCCGTGCTGGAGGCCGAGCGACCCGACGCCGTCGTCCACCTTGCCGCCCGGACCGATCTCGACCCGACCGCGACGCTTGACGACTACGACTCCAACACCGTTGGCGTCCGAAACGTGTGCGACGCCGTGCGGGCCACGGACTCGGTGACGCGCGTCCTTTACACGTCGTCACAGCTCGTCTGCCAGATCGGGTATCAGCCGACCTCCGACACGGATTACAGCCCGAAAACGGTCTACGGCCGGAGCAAGGTGCGGACGGAAGAAATTGTCCGCGAGGAGAAGGGTGGCGGGGTGACGTGGTGCCTCACGCGCCCGACGACGGTCTGGGGGCCCTACATGAAGCCGCACTACCGAAACTTGCTCCGCCACATCGAGAAGGGGCGGTACTTCCATACGGGAGAAGGGCCTCTCTACAAGTCCTACAGCTACGCGGGTAACATCGCTCACCAGTACCTCCGGCTCCTCTCGGCGCCGGACGGTGCCATCCACCGCAAGACGTTCTACCTCGCCGACTACGAGCCCCTTTCGCTGCGGGCCTACACGAACCGCCTGGCAGAACGCCTCGACGCCGGGCCGATCCCGACGGTCCCGTTGCCCGCCGCCCGCGCGCTCGCCAAGGTGGGCGACGTGATCAACGCCGTGGGTTGGCGGAGCTTTCCGTTCAACTCGTTCCGGCTGAGGAACATCCTGACCGAATACGTGCTCGACCTGAGCGAGACCGAAGCTGTGTGCGGGCCGCTGCCGTACGGGTTCGAGGAGGGCGTGCGCCAGACCGTCGCCTGGTATCAGGCAGGGAAGGAGGAGCGCTAG